CTGGAGAACGACTACGACCCACGGCTAATCAGTGCGATGAGCGAGGTGCGCAACCTGGTAGAGCCAGCCATTGCCCGCTGGGCAGCCGAGCGAGCTACATCCAGCGATCTGGCACAGATTGAGGCGGCGCTCAACGACATGATCGCCAATAACCAGAATCGGGAAGCGTTCAACGAAGCGGATATCCGCTATCACGACGCCGTGCTGCAGTCAGTGCACAACCCCGTTCTCCAGCAGCTGACGGTGGCAATTGGCTCCCTACAGCGGGCAGTATTTGAACAGACCTGGCGCGGGGACGAGGCCAACATGCCGAAGACGCTTCAGGAACATAAGGCGCTGTTCGATGCCATCCGGCATCAGGATGGCGATGCAGCAGAGCAGGCAGCGCTGACCATGATCGCCAGCTCAACTCAAAGGCTGAAGGAAATAACATGACATCACGCTATATCGCCATCGACTGGGGTTCCACCAATCTTCGCGCCTGGCACTATCAGGGCGATAAATGCCTTGAAAGCAGGCAGTCTGAAGCGGGCGTAACCCGCCTGAACGGACGCACCTTCGAGGCGGTATTAGCGCAGATCACCCAGGGCTGGGCGCGGGAAAACACGCCCGTGGTGATGGCGGGCATGGTCGGCAGCAATGCTGGCTGGGTTAACGTCCCGTATCTACCTTGCCCGGCCCGCTTTGACGACATTGGCCAGCATATTACCGCCGTTGCCGACAATATCTGGATCGTTCCCGGCCTGTGCGTGGACCGGGAAGATAACCATAACGTGATGCGCGGCGAAGAGACTCAGCTGCTCGGCGCGCGCGATCTGCAGCCTGCCCAGGTGTATGTCATGCCCGGCACCCACTGCAAATGGGTGCTGGCCGATAGCGAGCAGGTAAGCGACTTTCACACCGTGATGACCGGCGAGCTGCATCACGTGCTGCTTAACCATACGCTGGTGGGTGCAGGGCTGCCCGAGCAGGAAATCTCCCCGGATGCCTTTACCGCCGGTTTAACCCGCGGCCTCGACTCGCCCGATCTGCTGCCTCGCCTGTTTGAAGTGCGGGCTTCCCACGTGCTCGGCGCGCTGGCGCGTGAACAGGTGAGCGAATTTCTTTCCGGTCTGCTCATTGGCAGCGAAGTGGCGAGTATGAAAGCCTGGATCGCGCCGCAGCAGACCATCACGCTCGTTGCCAACCCCTCGCTGACCGCGCGCTACCAGCAGGCTTTTGACCTGCTGGGCTACGGGACGCAGACCCTACGGGGCGACGACGCATTTCAGGCAGGAATAAGGAGCATCGCTCATGCAGTGGCAAAATAAACTCCCGCTAATCGCAATTCTGCGCGGCATCACGCCCGAAGAGGCGCACGCCCACGTGGCGGCGGTGATCGAGGCCGGGTTTGAAGCGGTCGAAATTCCGCTCAACTCACCCCGCTGGGAAGAGAGCATTCCCGCAATGGTAAAAGCCTTTGGTGATAAAGCCTTAATTGGCGCGGGCACGGTATTAAAGCCTGAGCAGGTCGATACCCTTGCGGAAATGGGCTGCACCCTGCTGGTCACGCCAAATATTAACCCAGAGATTATCCGCCGGGCGGTGGCGTACGGCATGACGGTCTGCCCCGGCTGTGCGACGGCAACCGAAGCCTTTACGGCGATTGAGGCCGGTGCCCAGTCGCTGAAAATATTCCCCTCTTCAGCGTTTGGTCCGGACTACATCAAAGCGCTGAAGGCCGTGCTTCCGCCGGAAATCCCTGTGTTCGCCGTGGGGGGCGTCACGCCGGAAAACCTGACTCAGTGGCTCAAGGCAGGCTGTATCGGTGCCGGGCTGGGCAGCGATCTTTACCGTGCCGGGCAATCCGTTGAGCGCACCGCGCAGCAGGCAGCCGCATTTGTAAAAGCGTATCGAGAGGCAGTGCAATGAAAATTACTAAACTAACCACCTACCGTTTACCCCCGCGCTGGATGTTTTTAAAAATCGAGACCGACGAAGGCGTGGTGGGCTGGGGTGAACCGGTAATCGAAGGCCGGGCGCGTACCGTTGAGGCAGCCGTTCATGAGCTGGGCGAATATCTAATTGGCCAGGATCCAGCCCGCATCAACGACCTGTGGCAGGTCATGTACCGCGCGGGCTTCTACCGTGGCGGCCCGATCCTGATGAGCGCCATCGCCGGTATAGACCAGGCGCTCTGGGACATCAAAGGTAAAGTCTTGAATGCCCCGGTTTGGCAGCTGATGGGCGGTCTGGTACGCGATAAAATCAAGGCCTACAGCTGGGTGGGCGGCGATCGTCCGGCGGAAGCCATCGCGGGTATTACTAAACTGCGCGAAATTGGCTTCGATACTTTTAAATTAAACGGCTGCGAAGAGTTATCGATTATTGATGATTTCCGTAAAGTAGAAGCCGCGGTAAATACCGCCGCGCAGATCCGCGAAGCCTTTGGCAATGAAATTGAATTTGGCCTTGATTTCCACGGTCGCGTTAGCGCCCCGATGGCGAAAATATTAATTAAAGAGCTGGAGCCGTACCGTCCGCTGTTTATTGAAGAGCCAGTGCTGGCCGAGCAGGCGGAATATTATCCGAAGCTGGCTGCGCAAACCCATATTCCGATTGCCGCCGGGGAGCGGATGTTCTCACGCTTCGAATTTAAGCGCGTGCTGGAAGCGGGCGGTCTGGCCATTCTCCAGCCCGATCTCTCCCACGCCGGGGGCATCACCGAGTGCTACAAAATTGCCGGCATGGCAGAGGCGTACGACGTGGCGCTGGCACCGCACTGTCCGCTTGGCCCGATTGCGCTGGCGGCCTGTCTGCACGTGGACTTTGTCTCCCACAATGCGGTGTTCCAGGAGCAGAGCATGGGGATTCACTACAATCAGGGCGCGGAGCTGCTCGACTTTGTGAAAAACAAAGAGGACTTCAACATGGAAGGCGGCTTCTTCAAACCGTTGATGAAGCCAGGCCTGGGCGTAGAGATTGATGAAGAGCAGGTTATTGCCCGCAGTAAAGAGGTAACCGACTGGCGCAATCCATTATGGCGACATGAAGACGGTTCCGTAGCCGAGTGGTAATTTCCTGATTCAAAAAAATAACGATAACTAACCGCCTGTATATGAACAGAGGGATCGCCTCGTGCATATACGGCTGGGTGAGGTTTTTACTATGAATACCGACCTGTACTCTACAACCTTAAAACAGCTTAATGCGAAAATAATTCCTTTCATCATTATCTGTTATTTTGTCGCTAACCTCGATAAAACCAATATCTCTATTGCGGCATTGCAAATGAATGCCGATCTCGGCCTGAGCGCCAGTATGTATGGCCTTGGCGTCGGGATGTTCTATATCTCGTATATTATTTTTGAAATCCCCAGCAACGTTATTATGACGCGGGTGGGTGCCCGGATATGGATCGCCAGGATTATGATTACCTGGGGCATCGTCAGCGCCGGGATGTCGCTGGTGCAAACGCCCACGCAGCTCTACGTCATGCGCTTTTTACTCGGTATGGCGGAAGCGGGCTTTACGCCGGGCATTATTTACTACATCTCCTGCTGGTTCCCGAAAAGTAACCGTGCGCGGGCCATGTCGTTCTTCTACATGGGCTCGGTGATGGCGTCGATTATTGGCCTGCCGATCTCTGGCTCAATTCTGAATATGCACGGCATTGCTGATATTGCGGGCTGGCGCTGGCTGTTTGCGCTGGAGGGTATTCCGGCCATCGCTCTGGGGATCATGGTGCTGTGGCGCTTGCCGCAGACGCCGGATCACGCCGCGTGGCTGACGCCGGAGCAGAAAGGGTGGCTGAAGGCGGAGCTAGAGCGCGACAACGCCGGGGTTGAGGTGGGTAAAAACCACAGCTGGCTGAGCGCGCTGAAAAACAAGACCGTGCTGCTGCTGAGCCTGGTGTGGTTCCTGCAAGCCTTTGGCTCTATCGGTATTACGCTGTTCCTGCCGCTGATCATCAAAAGTATGGCCAGCGACCAGAGCAATATCGTTATCAGCCTGCTCTCTGCCGTGCCCTTTATCGCTGCCTGCTTGTTTATGTATTTCAATGGCCGCCACTCCGATACCACCGGGGAACGTTCGCTGCACCTTGGGCTGCCGCTGATTATCTCCGGGCTGTCGCTGGCTATCGCTATCTACTCCAGCAATCTGCTGGTGGCTTACTTCCTGCTGATCCTCACCGTGGGCTTCAACTTTGCGCTGACGCCGATCTTTTGGGCCGTGACCACCGAGAAGCTGGCTGGCGTTGCCGCAGCGGCCTCTATCGCCTTCATTAACACGGTGGCTAACTTTGTCGGTCTCGGCCTCCCGCCGCTGCTAGGAAAAATCAAAGATGCCACCAACAGCTACCACTATGGACTGTTGATTGTGGCGGTAGCGCTGATCCTCGGCGGCATTATTGGCATCCTGGTCTCGCGTCCGACGCAGCCAAAAGCCGCAAAACGAACCGCTACACGCCTCTCCTGATAGGAAAACGATATGAAACAGAAAGTACTGAAACAGGCGGGTCTGCCGGATGCGCTCACCGCTGAACTGCAAACGCGTTACGACCTATACGATCTGGCTGAGATGGATACCGCTAAGCTCGCCGCTATCGCTGATGAAGTCACGGTGGTAATAACCAACGGCGAGGCGGTGGTGACGCGCGACTTTATCGCCTCGCTGCCTGCCCTGAAGTTGATCGCCGTCTTTGGCGTCGGTTACGATGGCGTCGACGTGGCGGCGGCACGGGATCACGGTGTGGCGGTGACCCATACACCGGGCGTACTGACTGACGATGTGGCCGATCTGGCTATTGGCCTGATGCTGGCAACCTCGCGCCGCATCGTGGCTGCGCAGAAGTTTATTGAGCAGGGCGACTGGTCGGCGGGTGGTTTCCAGTGGACGCGCAAGGTCTCCGGCGCACGGCTGGGTATTCTCGGCATGGGTCGAATTGGCCAGGCCATCGCGCGTCGTGCCAGCGGGTTTGATATGCATATTGCCTACACTGACCGCAAGGCACACAGCGCACTGCCGTGGGATTACGTCGCCGATCTACGCGAGCTGGCAGAGCA
Above is a genomic segment from Enterobacter sp. C2 containing:
- the dgoD gene encoding galactonate dehydratase; this encodes MKITKLTTYRLPPRWMFLKIETDEGVVGWGEPVIEGRARTVEAAVHELGEYLIGQDPARINDLWQVMYRAGFYRGGPILMSAIAGIDQALWDIKGKVLNAPVWQLMGGLVRDKIKAYSWVGGDRPAEAIAGITKLREIGFDTFKLNGCEELSIIDDFRKVEAAVNTAAQIREAFGNEIEFGLDFHGRVSAPMAKILIKELEPYRPLFIEEPVLAEQAEYYPKLAAQTHIPIAAGERMFSRFEFKRVLEAGGLAILQPDLSHAGGITECYKIAGMAEAYDVALAPHCPLGPIALAACLHVDFVSHNAVFQEQSMGIHYNQGAELLDFVKNKEDFNMEGGFFKPLMKPGLGVEIDEEQVIARSKEVTDWRNPLWRHEDGSVAEW
- a CDS encoding 2-dehydro-3-deoxygalactonokinase, encoding MTSRYIAIDWGSTNLRAWHYQGDKCLESRQSEAGVTRLNGRTFEAVLAQITQGWARENTPVVMAGMVGSNAGWVNVPYLPCPARFDDIGQHITAVADNIWIVPGLCVDREDNHNVMRGEETQLLGARDLQPAQVYVMPGTHCKWVLADSEQVSDFHTVMTGELHHVLLNHTLVGAGLPEQEISPDAFTAGLTRGLDSPDLLPRLFEVRASHVLGALAREQVSEFLSGLLIGSEVASMKAWIAPQQTITLVANPSLTARYQQAFDLLGYGTQTLRGDDAFQAGIRSIAHAVAK
- a CDS encoding MFS transporter — encoded protein: MNTDLYSTTLKQLNAKIIPFIIICYFVANLDKTNISIAALQMNADLGLSASMYGLGVGMFYISYIIFEIPSNVIMTRVGARIWIARIMITWGIVSAGMSLVQTPTQLYVMRFLLGMAEAGFTPGIIYYISCWFPKSNRARAMSFFYMGSVMASIIGLPISGSILNMHGIADIAGWRWLFALEGIPAIALGIMVLWRLPQTPDHAAWLTPEQKGWLKAELERDNAGVEVGKNHSWLSALKNKTVLLLSLVWFLQAFGSIGITLFLPLIIKSMASDQSNIVISLLSAVPFIAACLFMYFNGRHSDTTGERSLHLGLPLIISGLSLAIAIYSSNLLVAYFLLILTVGFNFALTPIFWAVTTEKLAGVAAAASIAFINTVANFVGLGLPPLLGKIKDATNSYHYGLLIVAVALILGGIIGILVSRPTQPKAAKRTATRLS
- a CDS encoding 2-hydroxyacid dehydrogenase, whose protein sequence is MKQKVLKQAGLPDALTAELQTRYDLYDLAEMDTAKLAAIADEVTVVITNGEAVVTRDFIASLPALKLIAVFGVGYDGVDVAAARDHGVAVTHTPGVLTDDVADLAIGLMLATSRRIVAAQKFIEQGDWSAGGFQWTRKVSGARLGILGMGRIGQAIARRASGFDMHIAYTDRKAHSALPWDYVADLRELAEQSDFLMVCAPGGAETKALINASVLEALGEQGVLINISRGSVVDEAALIAALESGTIAGAGLDVFADEPSVPAALQQRDNVVITPHMASATWETRREMSRLVLENVQAWFEGESLVTPVP
- a CDS encoding 2-dehydro-3-deoxy-6-phosphogalactonate aldolase translates to MQWQNKLPLIAILRGITPEEAHAHVAAVIEAGFEAVEIPLNSPRWEESIPAMVKAFGDKALIGAGTVLKPEQVDTLAEMGCTLLVTPNINPEIIRRAVAYGMTVCPGCATATEAFTAIEAGAQSLKIFPSSAFGPDYIKALKAVLPPEIPVFAVGGVTPENLTQWLKAGCIGAGLGSDLYRAGQSVERTAQQAAAFVKAYREAVQ
- the dgoR gene encoding D-galactonate utilization transcriptional regulator DgoR, translating into MTITKTDRIIATLGRQIVSGKYVPGAGLPSETDLCEEFETSRNIIREVFRSLMAKRLIEMKRYRGAFVAARNQWNYLDTEVLQWVLENDYDPRLISAMSEVRNLVEPAIARWAAERATSSDLAQIEAALNDMIANNQNREAFNEADIRYHDAVLQSVHNPVLQQLTVAIGSLQRAVFEQTWRGDEANMPKTLQEHKALFDAIRHQDGDAAEQAALTMIASSTQRLKEIT